One genomic window of Clostridium taeniosporum includes the following:
- the mazG gene encoding nucleoside triphosphate pyrophosphohydrolase, producing MIKIVGLGPGAKEALTIGCIEELKSCKNIFLRTEKHPTVDYLSENNIEFKTYDYIYDTEESFDNVYLNIANDIINKYKSQGELVYAVPGHPLVAEKSVFNLIELCKKENIDYKVIPAVSFIDAMMESLAIDPIEGLKVIDAFDINNQILDKRIGTIITQVYNPLIASEVKLKLLQQYDDETEIMYVRAAGIIGEESIRKIPLYELDMQEDIDYLTSVYIPKDLENKKDFYDLLETIEVLRGEDGCPWDKEQTHETIKNALIEESYEVVDAINNKDEDALIEELGDVLFQVVFHSSIGQEDGYFNINDVIKAICDKMIYRHPHVFNNLNNINSSSDIVEKWEELKKSEKGYETLTEEMKGIAKSLPSLLRASKVQKKAKKVGFDWEDINFAFEKVEEELNEVKDAYISENKENIENEIGDLLFSCVNVARFLRIDGEEALNATINKFISRFSYIESKAMEKNLNLNNMSLEDMDILWEEAKKTK from the coding sequence ATGATTAAGATAGTAGGATTAGGACCAGGAGCAAAAGAAGCTCTAACAATAGGATGTATAGAAGAACTAAAATCTTGTAAAAATATTTTTTTAAGAACAGAAAAACATCCAACAGTTGATTATTTATCAGAAAATAACATTGAATTTAAGACTTATGATTATATTTATGATACAGAAGAAAGTTTTGATAATGTTTATTTAAATATAGCCAATGACATTATAAATAAATATAAAAGTCAGGGTGAATTAGTATATGCTGTACCAGGACATCCATTAGTAGCAGAAAAATCAGTATTTAATTTAATAGAGTTATGCAAAAAGGAAAATATAGATTATAAAGTGATTCCAGCGGTTAGTTTTATAGATGCTATGATGGAGAGTTTAGCTATAGATCCAATAGAAGGTTTAAAGGTTATAGATGCATTTGATATAAATAATCAGATATTAGATAAGAGAATAGGAACTATAATTACACAAGTGTACAATCCTCTTATTGCTTCAGAGGTAAAATTAAAATTATTACAACAATACGATGATGAAACAGAAATAATGTATGTAAGAGCAGCAGGGATAATTGGTGAAGAGAGTATTAGAAAAATTCCTTTATATGAATTAGATATGCAAGAAGATATAGATTATTTAACATCAGTATATATACCTAAAGATTTAGAGAATAAAAAAGACTTTTATGATTTATTAGAAACTATAGAAGTTCTTAGAGGTGAGGATGGTTGTCCTTGGGATAAAGAACAAACTCATGAAACAATAAAAAATGCATTAATAGAAGAGAGTTATGAAGTAGTAGATGCAATAAATAATAAAGATGAAGATGCATTAATAGAAGAATTAGGTGATGTTTTATTCCAAGTAGTATTTCATTCATCAATAGGTCAAGAAGATGGATATTTTAATATAAATGATGTTATTAAAGCCATTTGTGATAAGATGATTTATAGACATCCACATGTATTTAATAATTTAAATAACATTAATTCATCTTCTGATATAGTTGAAAAGTGGGAAGAATTAAAGAAAAGTGAAAAAGGATACGAAACATTAACTGAAGAGATGAAAGGCATAGCTAAATCTTTACCTTCTCTTTTAAGAGCTTCTAAAGTTCAAAAGAAGGCTAAAAAGGTAGGATTTGACTGGGAAGATATAAATTTTGCATTCGAAAAGGTAGAAGAAGAATTAAATGAAGTAAAAGATGCATATATTAGTGAGAATAAGGAAAATATAGAAAATGAAATTGGTGATTTATTATTTTCATGTGTAAATGTAGCTAGATTTTTAAGGATAGATGGAGAAGAAGCATTAAACGCAACAATAAATAAATTTATATCTAGGTTTTCATACATTGAAAGCAAAGCAATGGAAAAAAATTTAAATTTAAATAATATGTCTTTAGAAGATATGGATATATTATGGGAAGAAGCAAAAAAAACTAAATAA
- a CDS encoding HU family DNA-binding protein, translating into MNKAELITSMAEKSKLTKKDAELALKSFIESVEEALECGEKVQLVGFGTFETRERAAREGRNPRTKEVINIPATTVPVFKPGKEFKDKVNNK; encoded by the coding sequence GTGAATAAAGCAGAATTAATAACTAGTATGGCTGAAAAAAGCAAATTAACTAAAAAAGATGCAGAATTAGCTTTAAAATCTTTTATTGAAAGTGTAGAAGAAGCATTAGAATGTGGTGAAAAAGTGCAACTAGTTGGCTTCGGTACTTTTGAAACAAGAGAAAGAGCAGCTAGAGAAGGAAGAAATCCTAGAACTAAAGAAGTAATCAATATACCAGCAACAACAGTTCCAGTATTCAAACCAGGAAAAGAATTTAAAGATAAGGTTAATAATAAATAG
- a CDS encoding RNA-binding S4 domain-containing protein: MRLDKYLKVSRIIKRRTIAKEACESGRVSINGKVAKPSTDIKEDDIIEITFANRTLKAKIVNIKEHVRKEDAKEMYIIIEGQEDKE; this comes from the coding sequence ATGAGATTAGATAAATATTTGAAAGTTTCAAGAATTATAAAAAGAAGAACTATAGCTAAAGAAGCTTGTGAAAGTGGAAGAGTATCAATAAATGGAAAAGTTGCAAAACCATCTACAGATATAAAAGAAGACGATATAATAGAAATAACTTTTGCAAATAGAACATTAAAAGCTAAAATAGTTAATATCAAAGAACATGTAAGAAAAGAAGATGCAAAAGAGATGTATATAATTATTGAAGGACAAGAAGATAAAGAATAG
- the yabP gene encoding sporulation protein YabP encodes MENKDENKLNDKNSNLSLENRQKLILSGVIEVLSFDNQKIDLTTVLGNLSIKGSDLKMNKLDVKNGDVIINGNIDSMVYSGKEIKKSKESIISRLFK; translated from the coding sequence ATGGAGAATAAGGATGAGAATAAGCTCAATGATAAAAATTCTAATTTATCTTTAGAGAATAGACAGAAGTTAATATTAAGTGGTGTAATAGAGGTATTAAGCTTTGATAATCAGAAAATAGACTTAACAACTGTTTTGGGTAATCTTAGCATTAAAGGTTCAGATTTAAAAATGAACAAGTTAGATGTTAAAAATGGAGATGTTATAATAAATGGAAATATTGATTCTATGGTGTATAGTGGAAAAGAAATAAAGAAGAGTAAAGAAAGTATAATATCTAGGTTATTTAAATAA
- the yabQ gene encoding spore cortex biosynthesis protein YabQ, whose amino-acid sequence MPLTLTMQFNLLMYSIIAGIITGFLFDIYRGIRGLNSIKIITVIEDILFWILTALIIFTFLLYTNYAFLTPYVYIFIIISLLIYLKVISKYFYSLEQLIIKNINTIFRVIFKNLIYPLKIVFYKVLDKSK is encoded by the coding sequence ATGCCGTTAACTTTAACTATGCAGTTTAATCTTCTTATGTATAGCATTATAGCAGGAATTATAACAGGATTTTTATTTGATATATATAGAGGTATAAGAGGATTAAATTCAATAAAAATAATTACAGTTATCGAAGATATTCTTTTTTGGATACTTACTGCTCTGATTATATTTACTTTTTTACTATATACTAATTATGCATTTTTAACTCCCTATGTTTATATATTTATCATAATATCACTTTTAATTTATTTAAAGGTAATAAGTAAGTACTTCTATTCTTTAGAGCAATTAATAATAAAGAATATAAATACTATATTTAGAGTAATATTTAAGAACTTAATATATCCATTAAAAATAGTATTTTACAAAGTACTTGATAAAAGTAAATAG
- a CDS encoding FtsB family cell division protein, whose amino-acid sequence MKKLTFRNIIIIVLIGIFVFSYVRQQLAIERIGKQLKEKQLQLDEITKINNRLSDEVDKIESGSDEYLEKLARERLGMIKPGEKVVNSYEQTSNSEK is encoded by the coding sequence ATGAAAAAGTTAACATTTAGAAACATAATAATAATAGTATTAATTGGTATATTTGTTTTTAGTTATGTTAGACAACAATTGGCAATTGAAAGAATAGGAAAGCAACTTAAGGAAAAGCAACTTCAACTCGATGAAATAACTAAAATAAATAATAGACTTTCAGATGAAGTAGATAAGATTGAATCTGGTTCAGATGAATATCTTGAAAAATTAGCTAGAGAAAGACTTGGAATGATAAAGCCAGGTGAAAAAGTAGTTAACAGCTATGAACAAACATCAAATTCTGAAAAATAG
- a CDS encoding S1 domain-containing RNA-binding protein, with amino-acid sequence MTLEAGNILEGTVVNITNFGAFIEVEGKTGLVHISEVADSYVKDIREHLKEQDKVKVKVISIDDNGKISLSIKQANTQKKSVKPVEIDWNSNNDKKKSNAGNFEDIMSRFLKDSEERMQDVKKHQEFKGKGGKKF; translated from the coding sequence ATGACCTTAGAGGCAGGAAACATATTAGAAGGTACAGTAGTAAACATTACAAATTTTGGGGCTTTTATTGAAGTTGAAGGCAAGACTGGATTAGTTCATATTTCAGAAGTTGCAGATTCTTATGTAAAAGACATTAGAGAACATCTTAAAGAACAGGATAAAGTAAAAGTTAAAGTTATCTCAATAGATGACAATGGAAAGATTAGTCTTTCAATAAAACAAGCAAATACTCAGAAAAAATCAGTAAAGCCAGTTGAAATTGACTGGAACTCAAATAATGACAAGAAGAAAAGTAATGCAGGAAACTTCGAAGACATAATGTCTAGATTTTTAAAAGATAGTGAAGAAAGAATGCAAGATGTTAAAAAACATCAAGAGTTTAAAGGTAAAGGTGGAAAGAAGTTTTAA
- the spoIIE gene encoding stage II sporulation protein E: MQYELNINAYKNKKAKKSFLLKTELSKMIFILISGLLLSRVTLLFSQTQNNGIAPLGIAYLIVIGLKRSRIKTAIASIGVLIGYATIGFKLPGGAVYLITTAALALYYEIVNKSEKRRKEFVSFFIIFISFIGYEIISNNYDLGVNITLALINSLVVLPIYYIIKYSFNCLDEINSNYFFTSEEIVSIAILFCLFVAGIGDISIKYFSIRNILALVLVVTIAYIGGASYGATMGVAMGIILGCTSNNMMASVGFYGVGGLVVGIFKDTGKIFSVLSGILIYFALGLYSESINSQFIIEIVSSLVIFLLIPKKLYKNIELEINTEKKQESINQIHLNELKEEFTLKLRDFSSVLNQVSKTLEDMDANDKLLLKNKSCEFVENLADRVCIDCEKKNSCWRGDFNNTYNSFQALIKSTEDGEPQLPKTLETSCVKHFTLLKNAQDIVINHTVNSNIKDKFSEGRQIISTHISNISYSLSNVLDEFKREVTICSDLERMLRRGLNKSYIEYNDVFCYTDRNGRVKIKLTMKECENCEYYEGKLIPLLNEIMHIPLSIVDDGYIINKDTNTCTLLIEEMPKYNVISYGAIASKEGETNTGDSYSFGKINDGSYITILSDGMGSGPDAEKESKSTVDLVEKFMEAGFDEDVTINTVNSIIGMKFSESEKYATLDLSKIDLYNGEVNFVKIGAVSSFIKRGNQVLVVDSKNLPFGLVDEMELDIIKEELMPGDVLVNVSDGILDIDKLNSGNFIWLKEYLKDCCTDPRELSENILQKAITLSNNLLKDDMTVLVSKVYAV, from the coding sequence ATGCAATATGAATTAAACATAAATGCATATAAGAATAAAAAAGCAAAAAAAAGTTTTTTATTAAAAACGGAATTATCAAAGATGATATTTATATTAATATCTGGATTATTGTTATCACGAGTAACTTTATTATTTAGTCAAACACAAAATAATGGAATAGCCCCATTAGGAATAGCTTATTTAATAGTAATAGGATTAAAAAGAAGTAGAATAAAGACAGCAATTGCATCTATTGGAGTATTGATTGGATATGCAACTATAGGTTTTAAACTGCCTGGTGGAGCAGTTTATTTAATAACAACAGCAGCATTAGCATTGTATTATGAAATTGTAAATAAGTCTGAAAAAAGAAGAAAAGAATTTGTAAGTTTTTTTATTATATTCATAAGTTTTATAGGGTATGAGATTATTTCAAATAATTATGATTTAGGGGTTAACATAACACTAGCATTAATTAATTCACTTGTAGTATTACCTATATATTATATTATTAAATATTCTTTTAATTGTCTTGATGAAATTAATAGTAATTACTTTTTTACATCTGAAGAGATAGTAAGTATAGCAATATTATTTTGTTTGTTTGTTGCAGGGATAGGAGATATAAGTATAAAGTACTTTTCTATAAGAAATATATTAGCTTTAGTGTTGGTTGTAACAATTGCATATATTGGAGGTGCTTCTTATGGTGCTACTATGGGTGTTGCGATGGGAATTATTTTAGGTTGTACATCTAATAATATGATGGCATCAGTAGGATTTTATGGAGTAGGAGGCTTAGTAGTAGGTATATTTAAAGATACTGGAAAGATATTTTCTGTGTTATCCGGAATATTAATTTATTTTGCATTGGGACTTTATTCAGAAAGTATAAATTCTCAATTTATTATAGAGATAGTATCTAGCTTGGTCATATTTTTACTTATACCTAAAAAACTATATAAGAATATTGAACTGGAGATAAACACTGAAAAGAAACAAGAGAGTATAAATCAAATTCATTTAAATGAATTAAAGGAGGAATTTACATTAAAACTAAGAGATTTTAGTTCTGTATTAAATCAAGTATCTAAAACATTAGAAGATATGGATGCCAATGACAAACTTTTGCTTAAAAACAAGAGTTGTGAATTTGTAGAAAATTTAGCAGATAGAGTATGTATAGATTGTGAAAAGAAAAATTCTTGCTGGAGGGGAGATTTTAATAATACTTATAATTCTTTTCAAGCGCTTATAAAGAGTACAGAAGATGGAGAACCTCAATTACCAAAGACATTAGAAACATCCTGTGTAAAACATTTTACATTATTAAAAAATGCTCAGGATATAGTAATTAATCATACTGTAAATTCAAATATTAAAGATAAATTTAGTGAAGGGAGACAAATTATATCAACTCATATAAGTAATATATCTTATAGTTTAAGTAATGTATTAGATGAATTTAAAAGGGAGGTGACAATCTGTAGTGATTTAGAAAGAATGTTGAGAAGGGGGTTAAATAAAAGTTATATTGAGTATAATGATGTTTTCTGTTATACAGATAGAAATGGAAGAGTAAAAATAAAATTAACAATGAAGGAGTGTGAAAACTGCGAATATTATGAAGGTAAATTAATTCCATTACTTAATGAGATAATGCATATTCCTTTAAGTATTGTAGACGATGGATATATTATTAATAAAGATACAAATACATGTACTTTATTAATAGAGGAAATGCCTAAATATAATGTTATTTCTTATGGTGCAATTGCTTCAAAGGAAGGTGAAACTAATACTGGTGATAGTTATAGTTTTGGAAAAATTAATGATGGATCTTATATTACAATATTAAGTGATGGTATGGGATCAGGTCCGGATGCAGAGAAAGAAAGTAAATCTACAGTAGATTTAGTAGAGAAATTTATGGAAGCTGGATTTGATGAAGATGTAACAATTAATACAGTTAATTCTATAATAGGAATGAAATTTTCAGAAAGCGAGAAATATGCTACATTAGATTTAAGTAAAATAGACTTGTATAACGGTGAAGTTAATTTTGTTAAGATCGGAGCAGTATCTAGCTTTATAAAAAGAGGAAATCAAGTATTAGTTGTAGATTCTAAAAATTTGCCGTTTGGACTTGTTGATGAAATGGAATTAGATATAATAAAGGAAGAATTAATGCCAGGAGATGTTTTAGTAAATGTTAGTGATGGTATTTTAGATATAGATAAATTAAATAGCGGTAACTTTATATGGCTTAAGGAATATTTAAAAGATTGTTGTACAGATCCAAGAGAATTGTCAGAAAATATTTTGCAAAAAGCTATAACCCTAAGTAATAATTTACTTAAA